A region from the Streptomyces lydicus genome encodes:
- a CDS encoding MFS transporter, translated as MAGNGVPHDVTPLPRDALCRARRSVALVFLVHGSVTGNFATRIPWIQDHTGISPGRLGLALAFPAIGASLAMPLAGRISHRFGARTALRGLLALWTLSLLLPALSPNLYTLCPALLLYGAAAGTSDVAMNALGVETEDRLGKPIMSGLHGMWSAGALLGSAAGTVAAHAGWDARLHLAGAALVLTLLGALACQGVLDLRSAPEEHPPPRFALPPRSALLIGAIGFCAVFAEGAGLDWSAVYLRDELGTDAGLAAASTTAFSCTMAAARLAGDKVVARFGPVHTVRAGGVLAAAGGLLIIAARHPAMAMGGFGLMGLGVAVVVPLAFAAAARSGPAPSQAIAGVATITYASGLIAPSAIGGIAQATSLTASFTLVTALACGLVLGARVLRVPSRTASGRTRAMTGDLERS; from the coding sequence ATGGCTGGCAACGGTGTCCCCCACGACGTCACCCCGCTCCCCCGCGATGCACTGTGTCGCGCCCGCCGCTCCGTGGCACTGGTGTTCCTCGTTCACGGCTCGGTCACCGGCAACTTCGCGACCCGCATCCCCTGGATCCAGGACCACACCGGCATCTCCCCGGGCCGGCTCGGCCTGGCGCTCGCCTTCCCCGCGATCGGCGCGTCCCTGGCGATGCCGCTGGCCGGCCGGATCAGCCACCGCTTCGGCGCCCGCACCGCGCTGCGCGGCCTGCTCGCCCTGTGGACCCTGTCACTGCTCCTGCCCGCCCTCTCCCCCAACCTGTACACCCTGTGCCCGGCACTGCTGCTGTACGGCGCCGCCGCCGGGACGTCGGACGTCGCGATGAACGCGCTGGGCGTGGAGACCGAGGACCGGCTCGGCAAACCGATCATGTCGGGGCTGCACGGCATGTGGAGTGCGGGCGCCCTGCTCGGCTCGGCGGCCGGCACCGTCGCCGCACACGCCGGGTGGGACGCCCGGCTCCATCTGGCCGGTGCGGCGCTCGTCCTGACCCTGCTCGGTGCGCTCGCCTGCCAGGGGGTACTGGATCTGCGCAGCGCCCCCGAGGAGCATCCGCCGCCGCGCTTCGCGCTGCCGCCGAGGTCGGCGCTGCTCATCGGGGCCATAGGGTTCTGCGCGGTCTTCGCGGAGGGCGCCGGGCTGGACTGGTCAGCGGTCTACCTCCGCGACGAACTGGGTACCGATGCGGGCCTGGCGGCCGCGTCGACCACCGCCTTCTCCTGCACCATGGCCGCCGCCCGACTGGCCGGGGACAAGGTGGTGGCCCGCTTCGGCCCGGTGCACACGGTGCGGGCCGGCGGGGTGCTGGCCGCGGCGGGCGGGCTGCTGATCATCGCGGCCCGGCATCCGGCCATGGCCATGGGCGGATTCGGCCTGATGGGCCTCGGGGTCGCGGTCGTGGTGCCGCTGGCCTTCGCGGCCGCCGCGCGCAGCGGTCCCGCGCCCAGCCAGGCGATCGCGGGTGTCGCCACGATCACCTACGCCTCCGGACTGATCGCCCCGTCCGCGATCGGCGGTATCGCCCAGGCGACCTCGCTGACGGCGTCGTTCACGCTGGTGACGGCGCTGGCGTGCGGGCTGGTACTGGGCGCGCGGGTCCTGCGGGTGCCGAGCCGTACGGCGTCCGGCAGGACCCGCGCGATGACCGGCGACCTGGAACGGTCGTGA
- a CDS encoding ROK family transcriptional regulator: MHTPPAAAAGRTASPSTARLINDRLALQLLHSEGPLTASQLTALTGLSRPTVADLVERLQAAGLIAVVGESGAQRRGPNARLYGIVADRAHLVGLDLRTHSVTVAVADLLGEVRDERTVPVGADDTPESAVTTALAVVDKTLAAAGAHHPHTIAVGAPGLVDPATGRLGGTDWIPSWHIALVGALRARRAGSVLLENEVNLAAIAEQRDGAARDRDTFVLLWLGHGTGAAVVLDGTLRRGASGGTGEIGFLPVPGTAALPSASGCDGGFHSLAGSAAICALAAEHGLLPAGTGTGPKAACTRLSDADAPPAEAEAEADADAPPAEAVVRAAVSAVSTPSAVSSGDAAAAFLDALAARIALGVAAVCAVLDPGCVVLGGGIGRGGGEELAGRVAGQLARLSPLRTDVRAGKVGGRAVLRGAVLAAREAAQNELFTSAG; this comes from the coding sequence ATGCACACACCGCCCGCGGCCGCGGCCGGCCGCACCGCCTCCCCGTCCACCGCACGGTTGATCAACGACCGTCTGGCTCTGCAACTCCTGCATTCCGAAGGACCTTTGACGGCTAGTCAGCTCACCGCGCTGACCGGTCTGTCCCGGCCGACCGTGGCGGACCTCGTCGAACGCCTCCAGGCGGCCGGGCTGATCGCCGTGGTCGGCGAGAGCGGCGCACAGCGGCGCGGCCCCAACGCACGGCTCTACGGAATCGTCGCCGACCGGGCGCATCTCGTCGGCCTCGATCTGCGGACGCACAGCGTCACCGTCGCCGTCGCGGACCTCCTCGGTGAGGTACGCGACGAGCGCACCGTCCCCGTCGGTGCCGACGACACGCCCGAGTCGGCCGTGACCACCGCCCTCGCCGTCGTGGACAAGACGCTTGCCGCGGCGGGGGCACACCACCCCCACACCATCGCCGTCGGCGCCCCCGGCCTGGTCGACCCCGCCACCGGGCGGCTCGGCGGCACCGACTGGATCCCGTCCTGGCATATCGCCCTGGTCGGCGCACTGCGCGCACGGCGTGCCGGCTCCGTCCTGCTGGAGAACGAGGTCAATCTCGCCGCCATCGCCGAGCAGCGGGACGGTGCCGCCCGCGACCGCGACACCTTCGTCCTGCTCTGGCTCGGCCATGGCACCGGCGCCGCGGTCGTCCTGGACGGCACGCTGCGGCGGGGCGCCTCGGGCGGCACCGGCGAGATCGGCTTTCTGCCGGTCCCCGGCACCGCCGCGCTGCCCTCGGCGAGCGGCTGCGACGGCGGCTTCCACTCCCTGGCGGGCTCCGCCGCGATCTGCGCACTCGCCGCGGAACACGGCCTGTTGCCGGCCGGGACCGGCACCGGGCCCAAGGCGGCCTGTACGCGCCTGTCCGACGCCGACGCCCCGCCCGCCGAAGCCGAAGCCGAAGCCGACGCGGATGCCCCGCCCGCCGAGGCCGTCGTACGGGCTGCCGTGTCCGCCGTGTCCACCCCGTCCGCCGTGTCCTCCGGCGACGCCGCCGCGGCCTTCCTGGACGCACTGGCCGCGCGGATCGCCCTCGGCGTGGCGGCGGTGTGCGCCGTGCTCGACCCCGGGTGTGTCGTCCTCGGCGGGGGGATCGGCCGGGGCGGCGGAGAGGAGCTGGCCGGGCGGGTCGCCGGGCAGCTGGCCCGGCTCTCCCCGCTGCGCACCGACGTCCGCGCGGGGAAGGTCGGGGGGCGCGCGGTGCTGCGCGGCGCCGTTCTCGCCGCGCGCGAGGCCGCACAGAACGAGCTGTTCACGTCAGCGGGGTGA
- a CDS encoding SDR family oxidoreductase, which translates to MATILVTGGTGTLGRALVGRLLDDGHDVRSLSRRPHTGTAHPHPRSYAVDLRDGTGLPEAVTGVDAIVHCASSPAGGDAEAAGRLVAAARAAGVAHLVYISIVGVDRVPIRYYRTKLAVERLIEDSGIGWTVLRTTQFHNLVLDVIKAGARSPVLPVPTGVRVQPVEVQEVAARLAELAAGEPAGRVTDMGGPEVLDARDLVRATLEAGGRRRLLMPLWLPGASAAALRRGGNLTPEHADGLRTYAAFLAERTEGGAHR; encoded by the coding sequence ATGGCGACAATTCTGGTGACCGGCGGCACGGGCACACTCGGGCGGGCCCTGGTCGGCCGGCTGCTCGACGACGGCCATGACGTCCGGTCGCTGAGCCGGCGGCCGCACACCGGCACGGCACACCCGCACCCGCGTTCGTACGCGGTCGACCTGCGGGACGGCACCGGCCTGCCCGAGGCGGTGACCGGCGTGGACGCGATCGTGCACTGCGCCTCGTCACCGGCGGGCGGGGACGCGGAGGCGGCCGGGCGGCTCGTCGCGGCGGCGAGGGCGGCGGGCGTGGCGCACCTGGTGTACATCTCGATCGTCGGCGTCGACCGGGTCCCGATCCGCTACTACCGCACCAAGCTCGCCGTGGAGCGCCTGATCGAGGACTCCGGTATCGGCTGGACGGTGCTGCGGACGACGCAGTTCCACAACCTCGTGCTCGACGTGATCAAGGCGGGCGCCCGGTCACCGGTGCTCCCGGTGCCCACGGGCGTACGGGTGCAGCCGGTCGAGGTGCAGGAAGTCGCCGCCCGGCTGGCCGAGTTGGCGGCCGGCGAACCGGCCGGACGGGTCACCGACATGGGCGGCCCCGAGGTGCTGGACGCCCGGGATCTCGTACGGGCCACACTGGAAGCGGGTGGGCGGCGCCGGCTGCTGATGCCGCTGTGGCTGCCGGGCGCGTCCGCCGCGGCGCTGCGCCGCGGCGGCAACCTCACCCCGGAGCACGCCGACGGTCTGCGGACCTACGCCGCATTCCTCGCGGAGCGTACGGAGGGCGGGGCGCATCGATGA
- the ribD gene encoding bifunctional diaminohydroxyphosphoribosylaminopyrimidine deaminase/5-amino-6-(5-phosphoribosylamino)uracil reductase RibD — translation MATAAPVETAAMRRAIELAARGLGHTSPNPVVGCVILDSAGRTAGEGWHQRAGGPHAEIHALRAAGERARGGTALVTLEPCNHTGRTGPCAQALIDAGITRVVYAVSDPNPTATGGAVTLAAAGIDVEGGLLADEAAAGNEAWLTSVLRRRPFVLWKYAATLDGRIAAADGTSRWISSPRSRADVHRLRAAADAVIVGSGTARADDPQLGARIGGLADDEISQPLRVVVDSGATAVKAGARVLDGTAPTLIAVAEDADAGHLEGLAPILRLPRASAGRGLSIPALLQALYEREVRSVLLEGGPTLAGAFLAAQAVDKVVGYLAPVLLGAGPAAVGDAGITTIAQALRLDVTDTERLGPDLRITATPIRHALNEEN, via the coding sequence GTGGCCACCGCAGCCCCCGTCGAGACCGCGGCGATGCGCCGAGCCATTGAGCTCGCCGCGCGCGGCCTCGGGCACACCAGCCCGAATCCGGTTGTCGGCTGCGTCATCCTGGACTCCGCCGGCCGCACGGCCGGCGAGGGCTGGCACCAGCGGGCCGGCGGGCCGCACGCCGAGATCCATGCCCTGCGTGCCGCGGGCGAGCGGGCCCGCGGCGGCACCGCACTGGTCACCCTCGAACCCTGCAACCACACCGGTCGCACCGGCCCCTGCGCCCAGGCGCTGATCGACGCCGGGATCACCCGCGTCGTCTACGCCGTCTCCGACCCCAATCCGACGGCCACCGGCGGCGCCGTCACCCTGGCCGCCGCAGGCATCGACGTCGAGGGCGGACTGCTCGCCGACGAGGCCGCCGCCGGCAACGAGGCCTGGCTGACCTCGGTCCTGCGCCGCCGCCCGTTCGTCCTGTGGAAGTACGCCGCCACCCTCGACGGCCGGATCGCCGCCGCCGACGGCACCAGCCGCTGGATCTCCTCGCCCCGGTCACGCGCCGATGTGCACCGGCTGCGGGCCGCCGCGGACGCCGTCATCGTCGGCTCCGGTACCGCCCGCGCCGACGACCCGCAGCTCGGCGCCCGGATCGGCGGACTCGCCGACGACGAGATCAGCCAGCCGCTGCGGGTCGTCGTCGACTCCGGCGCCACCGCCGTCAAGGCCGGTGCCCGCGTCCTGGACGGCACCGCCCCCACCCTCATCGCGGTCGCCGAGGACGCCGACGCCGGCCACCTCGAAGGCCTCGCCCCGATCCTCCGGCTCCCACGCGCCTCGGCGGGACGCGGACTGTCCATCCCCGCACTGCTCCAGGCCCTGTACGAGCGCGAGGTGCGCTCCGTCCTGCTCGAAGGCGGACCCACGCTCGCCGGGGCCTTCCTCGCCGCCCAGGCCGTCGACAAGGTCGTCGGCTACCTCGCCCCGGTGCTGCTCGGCGCCGGACCGGCCGCCGTCGGCGACGCCGGAATCACCACCATCGCCCAGGCGTTGCGGCTCGACGTGACCGACACCGAACGGCTCGGACCCGACCTGCGCATCACCGCCACTCCCATCCGCCACGCCCTGAACGAGGAGAACTGA
- a CDS encoding riboflavin synthase gives MFTGIVEELGEVVAVDNLGDAAPATAGGAPSRSARFRLRGPLVTEDAKHGDSIAVNGVCLTVVDTADGEFTADVMAETLNRSSLGALAAGSRVNLERPMALGGRLGGHLVQGHVDGTGTIVDRTPAEHWEIVKIALPAALSRYVVEKGSITVDGVSLTVVEAGDDFFTISLIPTTLALTTLGIKKAGDPVNLEVDVLAKYVERLLGRGTGDLRDLDELKEMDR, from the coding sequence GTGTTCACCGGAATCGTCGAAGAACTGGGTGAGGTCGTCGCCGTCGACAACCTCGGTGACGCTGCCCCAGCTACCGCTGGGGGTGCCCCCAGTCGCTCCGCTCGTTTCCGACTCCGCGGCCCCCTCGTCACCGAGGACGCCAAGCACGGCGACTCGATCGCCGTCAACGGTGTCTGTCTGACGGTCGTGGACACCGCGGACGGTGAGTTCACCGCCGATGTGATGGCCGAGACCCTGAACCGCTCCAGCCTCGGCGCGCTGGCCGCCGGTTCGCGGGTCAACCTGGAGCGCCCGATGGCGCTCGGCGGGCGGCTGGGCGGACACCTCGTCCAGGGGCATGTCGACGGCACCGGCACCATCGTCGACCGCACCCCGGCGGAGCACTGGGAGATCGTCAAGATCGCGCTGCCGGCCGCGCTGTCCCGTTACGTCGTCGAGAAGGGCTCCATCACCGTCGACGGTGTCAGCCTGACCGTGGTGGAGGCCGGGGACGACTTCTTCACCATCAGCCTCATCCCCACCACGCTCGCCCTGACCACCCTGGGCATCAAGAAGGCCGGTGACCCGGTCAACCTCGAGGTCGACGTCCTCGCCAAGTACGTCGAGCGGCTGCTGGGGCGGGGCACCGGCGACCTCAGGGATCTCGACGAGCTCAAGGAGATGGACCGGTGA
- a CDS encoding nicotinamide mononucleotide transporter family protein, with translation MSALDSLNGVAFTAFGQHVIWSDMIGNTIGLAALALGWRRSIWTWPAQFLSGVILVAAYSSAHLSGGVGKQLLVIGVALWGWRQWQRGRQQAQDGSIAVRFADWRERGLLLGGTALGTAAVGTLFTLIPQLSWNPWPDAYIFVGTLAAMVAQARGLVEFWCAWLLVDVVGVPLAFSSGLAFSGLVYVVYLALVVWGMRDWWLRSRAAGRTVLEGAAA, from the coding sequence GTGAGCGCCCTCGACTCGCTGAACGGCGTGGCCTTCACCGCCTTCGGGCAGCACGTCATCTGGTCGGACATGATCGGCAACACCATCGGTCTGGCCGCCCTGGCGCTCGGCTGGCGGCGCTCCATCTGGACCTGGCCCGCCCAGTTCCTCTCCGGCGTGATCCTTGTCGCCGCTTACTCCTCCGCCCACCTCAGCGGTGGCGTCGGCAAGCAACTCCTGGTCATCGGCGTGGCGTTGTGGGGCTGGCGGCAGTGGCAGCGCGGGCGGCAGCAGGCGCAGGACGGCTCCATCGCCGTACGTTTCGCCGACTGGCGCGAGCGCGGTCTGCTGCTGGGCGGCACCGCCCTGGGCACCGCGGCCGTCGGCACCCTGTTCACCCTGATCCCGCAGCTGTCCTGGAACCCCTGGCCGGACGCCTACATCTTCGTCGGCACGCTCGCCGCGATGGTCGCCCAGGCCCGCGGACTGGTCGAGTTCTGGTGCGCCTGGCTGCTGGTCGACGTCGTCGGCGTCCCGCTCGCCTTCAGCAGCGGCCTCGCCTTCTCCGGCCTCGTCTACGTCGTCTATCTCGCCCTCGTCGTGTGGGGCATGCGCGACTGGTGGCTGCGCTCGCGCGCCGCCGGCCGCACCGTCCTGGAAGGAGCAGCGGCATGA
- a CDS encoding bifunctional 3,4-dihydroxy-2-butanone-4-phosphate synthase/GTP cyclohydrolase II translates to MTALKSWYDTENADDEASLALDPVEQAIADIAAGRPVVVVDDEDRENEGDLVVAAEKATPEIVAFMMSECRGLICAPMEGPELDRLELPQMVAHNTESMRTAFTVSVDATAAHGVTTGISAADRATTLRLLASGESVAGDFVRPGHIFPLRARPGGVLVRNGHTEAGVDLARLAGLRPAAAIVEIAGEDGTMLRLPELVPFARKHGLSIISIEDLIAYRQTSEPTVRREATTRLPTAHGEFTAYGYRSTVDGVEHIALVAGELGDGEDVLVRVHSECLTGDIFHSLRCDCGPQLAASLQRITEAGRGVVIYLRGHEGRGIGLLSKLRAYELQERGRDTLDANLELGLPADSRDYAAGAQMLQDLGVRSLRLMTNNPEKTAALVRYGLRVTGREPMPVKAGEHNLRYLRTKRDRMGHDLPWLDPDATTGAAKVADAAPPAATTCDNQ, encoded by the coding sequence ATGACCGCCCTCAAGAGCTGGTATGACACCGAGAACGCCGACGACGAGGCTTCCCTGGCGCTCGACCCGGTCGAGCAGGCCATCGCCGATATCGCCGCAGGACGCCCCGTGGTCGTCGTGGACGACGAGGACCGCGAGAACGAGGGCGACCTGGTGGTCGCCGCGGAGAAGGCCACGCCCGAGATCGTCGCCTTCATGATGAGCGAGTGCCGCGGACTGATCTGCGCCCCCATGGAGGGCCCGGAGCTGGACCGGCTGGAACTCCCGCAGATGGTCGCGCACAACACCGAGTCGATGCGGACCGCCTTCACCGTCTCCGTCGACGCCACCGCCGCGCACGGCGTGACCACCGGCATCTCCGCCGCCGACCGCGCCACCACCCTGCGGCTGCTGGCCTCCGGCGAGTCGGTCGCCGGCGACTTCGTCCGGCCCGGCCACATCTTCCCGCTGCGCGCCCGGCCCGGCGGGGTGCTGGTCCGCAACGGCCACACCGAGGCCGGGGTCGACCTCGCCCGGCTGGCCGGACTGCGCCCGGCCGCCGCCATCGTGGAGATCGCGGGCGAGGACGGCACGATGCTGCGGCTGCCGGAACTGGTGCCGTTCGCCCGTAAGCACGGACTGTCGATCATCTCCATCGAGGACCTGATCGCCTACCGGCAGACGTCCGAGCCCACCGTCCGCCGCGAGGCCACCACCCGGCTGCCCACCGCCCACGGCGAGTTCACCGCCTACGGCTACCGCTCCACCGTCGACGGCGTCGAGCACATCGCGCTGGTCGCGGGCGAGCTCGGCGACGGTGAGGACGTCCTGGTCAGGGTGCACTCCGAGTGCCTGACCGGGGACATCTTCCACTCGCTGCGCTGCGACTGCGGCCCCCAGCTGGCGGCCTCGCTGCAGCGGATCACCGAGGCCGGCCGGGGCGTGGTGATCTACCTCCGCGGCCACGAGGGACGTGGCATCGGACTGCTGTCCAAGCTGCGCGCCTACGAACTCCAGGAGCGCGGCCGCGACACCCTCGACGCCAACCTCGAACTGGGCCTGCCCGCCGATTCCCGGGACTACGCCGCGGGCGCGCAGATGCTCCAGGACCTCGGGGTGCGCTCGCTGCGCCTGATGACGAACAACCCGGAGAAGACCGCCGCCTTGGTGCGGTACGGCCTGCGGGTCACCGGCCGGGAGCCGATGCCCGTCAAGGCCGGTGAGCACAATCTGCGCTATCTGCGGACCAAGCGGGACAGGATGGGGCACGATCTGCCGTGGCTGGACCCCGATGCCACCACGGGGGCGGCCAAAGTGGCGGACGCCGCACCCCCCGCTGCCACCACCTGCGACAACCAGTAG
- the ribH gene encoding 6,7-dimethyl-8-ribityllumazine synthase translates to MSGKGAPELTVKNCGDLRVAVIAAQWHEQVMNGLVDGALRALTELGIDEPTLLRVPGAFELPVVAKVLAGRGYDAVVALGVVIKGGTPHFDYVCQGVTQGLTQVSVDTGVPVGFGVLTCDTEQQALDRAGLEGSTEDKGHEAVTAAVATAATLRTVSEPWR, encoded by the coding sequence GTGAGCGGCAAGGGCGCACCCGAACTGACCGTGAAGAACTGTGGCGACCTGCGGGTGGCCGTCATCGCGGCGCAATGGCACGAGCAGGTCATGAACGGCCTGGTGGACGGCGCACTGCGCGCCCTGACCGAGCTCGGCATCGACGAGCCCACCCTGCTGCGGGTCCCCGGCGCCTTCGAGCTGCCGGTCGTCGCCAAGGTGCTGGCCGGCCGCGGCTATGACGCGGTGGTCGCCCTCGGCGTGGTCATCAAGGGCGGCACCCCGCACTTCGACTACGTCTGCCAGGGCGTCACCCAGGGCCTGACCCAGGTGTCGGTGGACACCGGCGTACCGGTCGGCTTCGGCGTGCTGACCTGCGACACCGAGCAGCAGGCGCTCGACCGCGCCGGCCTCGAAGGATCCACCGAGGACAAGGGCCACGAGGCCGTCACCGCCGCCGTCGCCACCGCCGCGACGCTGCGGACCGTGTCCGAGCCCTGGCGCTAG
- a CDS encoding phosphoribosyl-ATP diphosphatase, whose product MSKKTFEELFSELQQKAATGDPATSRTAELVQAGVHTIGKKVVEEAAEVWMAAEYESDEAAAEEISQLLYHLQVMMVAKGISLDDVYAHL is encoded by the coding sequence ATGTCCAAGAAGACGTTCGAGGAGCTCTTCTCCGAGCTCCAGCAGAAGGCCGCCACGGGCGACCCCGCCACCTCCCGTACCGCCGAGCTGGTGCAGGCCGGTGTCCATACGATCGGCAAGAAGGTCGTCGAGGAGGCCGCCGAGGTGTGGATGGCCGCCGAGTACGAATCCGACGAGGCCGCCGCCGAGGAGATCTCCCAGCTCCTCTACCACCTCCAGGTCATGATGGTCGCCAAGGGCATCTCCCTCGACGACGTCTACGCCCACCTCTGA